In Aerococcus loyolae, a genomic segment contains:
- a CDS encoding LysR family transcriptional regulator, giving the protein MNYYALKYFKAVAEIGNMTSAAEELKVSQPAISRAIKQLEEDLGVDLFVRQGRSIHLNHYGETFLTYLDYSFSALSEGKRVVREISGLENGEITIGVTLPHVFPNLLSNFLRDYPHVRIKQYEAASGLMLEKLLRDQLDFWIATHEINHDQVETLPIISEEIFVTVSRQHPLAQAKQVALSDLKGEKFVGSSQGYSFRELTDGFCQQAGFTPDYQIELEDAAAIHKLVEAGYGISFTPKISLLSSQEKIIPLRIADYSIQRTISLVYKKDHYFSQAAKAFFDFSKDYLRDFA; this is encoded by the coding sequence ATGAACTACTATGCTTTGAAATATTTTAAAGCGGTGGCTGAGATAGGTAATATGACCAGCGCTGCGGAAGAATTAAAGGTGTCCCAACCAGCTATTAGCCGTGCCATTAAGCAGTTAGAAGAAGACTTAGGGGTCGATTTATTTGTTCGTCAAGGCCGTAGTATTCATTTAAATCACTATGGGGAGACTTTTTTAACTTACTTGGACTATTCTTTTAGTGCCTTAAGTGAAGGCAAGCGGGTGGTTAGGGAGATTTCCGGTTTAGAAAATGGTGAAATTACCATTGGCGTGACCCTTCCTCATGTCTTCCCTAACTTATTGAGTAACTTTCTCCGGGATTATCCACATGTTCGGATCAAACAGTATGAAGCAGCAAGTGGCTTGATGCTAGAGAAATTATTAAGAGATCAACTGGACTTTTGGATAGCTACCCATGAGATTAACCATGACCAAGTCGAGACTCTGCCGATAATTAGTGAAGAAATCTTTGTCACAGTGAGCCGTCAACACCCCTTGGCCCAGGCTAAGCAGGTTGCCTTAAGTGATTTAAAGGGGGAAAAGTTTGTCGGTTCTAGCCAGGGCTATAGTTTTCGGGAGTTAACGGATGGCTTCTGTCAACAGGCCGGCTTTACGCCTGATTATCAGATCGAGTTAGAGGATGCTGCCGCTATCCATAAATTAGTTGAAGCTGGTTATGGAATTTCCTTTACCCCAAAAATTTCCCTCTTATCTAGTCAAGAAAAGATTATCCCTCTAAGGATCGCCGATTATTCCATCCAGCGGACGATCAGTCTGGTCTATAAGAAAGACCATTATTTCTCCCAAGCGGCTAAAGCCTTTTTCGATTTTTCTAAAGACTACCTTCGTGACTTTGCCTAA
- a CDS encoding SDR family oxidoreductase, whose product MDIQGKVVIVTGAASGIGQATAYLLAEKGAKVIVADLDDNRAQEVSQAINAKGGDSQYFQIDVTSYEANQKLVDFSIEKYGRLDASFLCAGIMQLSRLSDIKVDEWDRQIDINLKGVMYGIAAAMPVFKEQKAGHLLTVSSIAGLHPFIDTGAYCASKWGVRVFMEVIRRESADEGTNIRTTTLYPGDIDTNLTAHTTDAAIKAGLEKVYEEVAIPADRVAQAIAFAIGAPADANVSEITIFPTKQVI is encoded by the coding sequence ATGGATATTCAAGGCAAGGTAGTTATTGTTACGGGTGCGGCTAGCGGAATTGGGCAAGCCACTGCCTATTTGCTGGCAGAAAAAGGAGCAAAGGTTATTGTGGCAGATTTAGATGACAACCGCGCTCAGGAAGTCTCTCAAGCTATTAATGCCAAAGGGGGAGATAGTCAATATTTTCAAATCGATGTAACTTCCTATGAAGCTAATCAAAAATTAGTTGATTTCAGTATTGAAAAATATGGCCGTTTAGATGCTAGTTTCCTTTGTGCCGGAATTATGCAACTGTCGCGTCTATCAGATATTAAGGTCGATGAATGGGATCGGCAGATCGATATTAATTTAAAGGGAGTTATGTATGGGATCGCTGCAGCCATGCCTGTCTTTAAAGAGCAAAAGGCGGGACATCTTCTTACGGTTTCCTCCATTGCCGGTCTCCATCCTTTTATTGATACGGGGGCTTATTGTGCAAGTAAATGGGGTGTGAGAGTCTTTATGGAAGTGATCCGTCGTGAATCAGCTGACGAAGGGACTAATATCAGGACAACTACCCTTTATCCCGGGGATATTGACACTAACCTCACTGCCCATACTACGGATGCAGCCATTAAGGCCGGCTTAGAGAAGGTCTATGAAGAAGTGGCTATTCCAGCCGACCGAGTTGCTCAAGCCATTGCTTTTGCCATTGGAGCACCAGCCGATGCTAATGTCAGTGAGATCACTATATTTCCAACCAAGCAAGTTATCTAG
- a CDS encoding aldehyde dehydrogenase family protein translates to MSEVKDLIERARKAMEAIQDYSQAEVDAMVENVAKRVYQKAGELAAFAIEETGMGRLDSGTEKVQNIAKNVWEDIKDEKSVGVIHYDKETGITELAHPAGVIGSVTPVTQPTITPLGNGMMALKGRNALVFSPHPSAIKSTAKTIEVMRDALEEVGAPKDLLVYYESPSNEATQDLMANTDLIVATGGPGLVHAAYSSGTPAYGVGAGNSQGILDDDFDVDKAAELSVAARAFDNGLPCTSQQILFYPRHKEADLVQALEKYQAYVITDSATVDQLRENLIDESGKFKADLIGKSPHFIGQVAGVAIPEEAEIVVAKISKNDQEEPLTKEKLFPLMTMAAYDDFEAAVDLAKRNLVIQGGAGHSSVVFTNSRQREEYVGLHLPISRLMVNQVVNAMGGATNGLNTSVSLGCGTWGNNVISENLTYRHLLNVSRISDPIDLGEIDHGW, encoded by the coding sequence ATGTCAGAAGTTAAGGACTTAATTGAACGCGCTAGAAAAGCCATGGAAGCTATCCAGGACTATAGTCAAGCCGAAGTGGATGCTATGGTAGAAAATGTAGCCAAACGAGTTTACCAAAAAGCCGGAGAGTTAGCAGCCTTTGCCATTGAGGAAACTGGTATGGGAAGATTAGATTCTGGTACTGAAAAGGTGCAGAATATTGCTAAAAATGTCTGGGAAGATATCAAGGATGAAAAGTCAGTCGGAGTAATTCATTATGACAAAGAAACAGGCATCACTGAGCTTGCCCATCCGGCTGGGGTGATCGGTTCGGTTACACCAGTTACCCAACCGACGATTACCCCTTTAGGCAATGGGATGATGGCACTCAAAGGCCGGAATGCTCTGGTTTTCTCACCCCATCCAAGTGCTATTAAAAGTACCGCTAAGACCATTGAAGTGATGCGGGATGCTTTAGAAGAAGTAGGGGCGCCTAAGGACCTATTGGTTTACTACGAATCACCATCCAATGAGGCCACCCAGGACTTAATGGCCAATACTGATTTGATTGTAGCCACCGGGGGACCAGGATTGGTCCATGCCGCCTATTCTAGCGGGACACCAGCTTATGGAGTTGGTGCAGGAAACTCCCAGGGGATTTTGGATGACGACTTTGATGTTGATAAAGCCGCCGAACTAAGCGTGGCAGCTCGGGCTTTTGATAATGGGCTCCCATGTACTAGCCAGCAGATTTTATTCTATCCTAGACATAAAGAAGCCGACTTAGTTCAAGCCTTGGAAAAATATCAGGCCTACGTGATCACCGATTCAGCAACGGTTGACCAGCTCAGGGAGAATTTAATTGATGAATCAGGGAAATTTAAAGCTGATCTGATTGGTAAGAGTCCTCACTTTATTGGCCAGGTAGCAGGAGTAGCTATTCCAGAAGAGGCTGAGATTGTTGTGGCTAAAATCAGCAAAAACGACCAAGAGGAACCTCTCACCAAAGAAAAATTATTTCCTTTAATGACTATGGCTGCCTATGATGACTTCGAAGCAGCCGTTGACTTAGCCAAGAGAAACCTGGTCATCCAGGGAGGGGCAGGGCATTCTTCTGTCGTCTTTACCAATAGCCGCCAACGGGAAGAATATGTTGGCCTCCATTTACCGATTTCACGCTTAATGGTTAACCAAGTTGTAAATGCCATGGGTGGTGCCACTAACGGTTTGAATACTTCCGTGTCTTTAGGTTGTGGAACCTGGGGGAATAACGTTATTTCAGAAAACTTGACCTACCGTCACCTGCTCAATGTTTCCCGTATTTCTGACCCAATTGATCTGGGAGAAATTGACCATGGCTGGTAA
- a CDS encoding phosphate acyltransferase yields the protein MKSFEELLTIFQPQGKVKVGFVNALDHSSIETASDPRIKDYIEPVFLGDKAKIESLVKDYPLSHYQVLDAKDDLSAAKLAVEKVHQGEIQLLCKGKLPSSHFLRPIVNKESGIVCSDLLSTVTLLDIPQYPKLLVNTDGGMNLNPNFEQKKIIIRHAVEVMNDIGIQAPKIAVLGATEEVNDKIQSSKDAYDLMKDFSQDPDFKGSIAGPISLDLALSQAASQLKEYHSEVAGQADILVSPDMTTGNILSKALTILGKGRLATIVKGAQVPIVMNSRGSSSDEKVFALLLALFSWR from the coding sequence ATGAAATCATTTGAAGAACTTTTAACTATCTTTCAACCCCAAGGCAAAGTCAAAGTGGGCTTTGTCAATGCCCTGGACCATTCCAGTATTGAAACCGCCAGTGACCCCCGGATAAAAGATTATATTGAACCCGTTTTTCTAGGGGATAAGGCTAAGATTGAGTCCTTAGTTAAGGATTACCCGCTGAGTCATTATCAAGTGCTTGATGCCAAAGATGATCTTTCTGCCGCTAAGTTAGCCGTGGAAAAGGTCCACCAAGGAGAAATCCAGCTGCTCTGTAAGGGCAAACTCCCTTCAAGTCATTTTCTCCGTCCTATCGTCAATAAGGAAAGTGGCATTGTTTGTAGCGACTTACTTTCAACAGTAACCTTACTGGATATCCCCCAATATCCTAAGTTGTTGGTAAATACTGATGGGGGAATGAATTTAAATCCCAATTTTGAGCAGAAAAAGATAATCATTCGACATGCTGTTGAAGTCATGAATGATATTGGCATACAAGCCCCTAAAATTGCTGTATTGGGAGCTACTGAGGAAGTCAATGATAAGATTCAATCGTCTAAGGATGCATATGACTTAATGAAGGACTTTAGTCAGGATCCTGATTTTAAAGGCAGTATTGCCGGCCCGATCTCCTTAGACCTGGCCCTCAGTCAAGCGGCTAGCCAGCTTAAGGAGTATCACTCAGAGGTGGCGGGACAGGCAGATATTTTAGTCTCTCCTGATATGACCACGGGAAATATTTTAAGCAAGGCCTTGACCATACTGGGTAAGGGACGTTTAGCCACCATTGTTAAAGGGGCCCAGGTTCCTATTGTGATGAATTCCCGGGGGTCAAGCAGTGATGAAAAAGTTTTCGCCTTACTGTTAGCACTTTTTTCCTGGAGGTAG
- the buk gene encoding butyrate kinase — translation MKILAINPGSTSTKVSLYSDGKIQAVENYQHSPKDLAHLGSVIKQKDLRKRCVVKFIEKQDLTLDDLDAISARGGTLPAVNAGAYRINEQMVDYLTHKTRNPHASSLAAIIAYELKIEYDQTNLPIMIYDSVAVDQFTPVARLSGLKGADRVSGSHALNTRAVAMKVCQDLGTSYQASNLIVCHMGGGISTSAHLKGRMVDNISDDEGPMGMDRTGELPLLALFKVIEGYSYEEMVRLNKQEGGIKSYTGLTDMRQVQAEADKGNDHYQLVIDAFVYQIAKAIGSLATVLKGEVDRIILTGGVAHSQKITQAISDRVAFIAPVIVEAGEHEMLALSQGAERVLLGQEDLQEFTLN, via the coding sequence ATGAAAATTTTAGCCATTAATCCAGGATCTACTTCGACTAAAGTGTCACTCTATAGTGATGGTAAGATCCAAGCCGTAGAAAATTACCAGCATAGTCCCAAGGATTTAGCCCATTTAGGGTCTGTCATTAAACAAAAGGACTTACGGAAACGATGTGTGGTCAAGTTTATAGAAAAACAGGATTTGACCTTGGATGATCTTGATGCCATTTCAGCCCGGGGAGGGACTTTGCCTGCTGTTAATGCGGGGGCTTATCGGATCAATGAACAGATGGTTGACTATCTCACTCATAAGACCAGAAATCCACATGCTTCCAGTCTGGCGGCTATTATCGCCTATGAATTAAAGATAGAGTATGATCAGACGAACTTACCCATTATGATTTATGATTCAGTAGCGGTTGACCAGTTTACCCCAGTTGCTCGACTGTCGGGTTTAAAGGGGGCAGACCGGGTGAGTGGCAGCCATGCCCTCAATACCCGAGCTGTGGCCATGAAGGTCTGTCAAGACCTGGGGACTAGCTACCAAGCAAGCAATTTGATTGTTTGCCATATGGGTGGTGGTATTTCAACCAGCGCTCACTTGAAGGGCAGGATGGTTGATAATATTTCTGATGATGAGGGGCCCATGGGGATGGATCGCACCGGTGAACTCCCTTTATTAGCCCTGTTTAAGGTGATTGAGGGCTATTCCTATGAAGAAATGGTTCGATTGAACAAGCAAGAGGGCGGTATTAAATCTTACACAGGCTTGACTGATATGCGTCAAGTGCAAGCCGAAGCTGATAAGGGGAATGATCATTATCAGCTGGTCATTGATGCCTTTGTCTATCAAATTGCTAAAGCCATTGGCTCGCTAGCCACAGTACTCAAGGGCGAGGTCGATCGGATCATTCTTACTGGTGGAGTCGCTCATTCTCAAAAGATTACCCAGGCTATTAGCGACCGGGTAGCCTTTATCGCGCCGGTCATTGTTGAAGCGGGAGAACATGAGATGTTAGCCCTATCACAAGGGGCAGAACGGGTACTCTTGGGGCAAGAAGACTTGCAAGAGTTTACTCTTAATTAG
- a CDS encoding enoyl-CoA hydratase/isomerase family protein produces MSDYVVTSIKDGIMTILVNRPEVLNAIDTQVVKMIGDAITSGEENDEVEGMLLRGAGDKAFIAGGDIAWFLDNIRAKNWSAFEENMKGHKVIRGKMEQCKKPLIAVVDGWALGGGCELALASRAMIVTDKAKFGLPEATLGIIPGYGGMLRLNHQLGKEMAKFFAMTGTIFGPDDTEKLGLSHARANTEEEINAAAKELINNMPDKYREREIPEDYHDQLVAFSDENIMKTIYGEPVEGIDNSKFVEKIHERSPSSIFTANRVVDEQSGKSIDEGIQIEIDAILKLFQSEQAEYGIAAFVNKEKTDYYNDYWKEILEKGRQ; encoded by the coding sequence ATGTCTGACTATGTAGTAACTTCAATTAAAGATGGTATTATGACAATTTTGGTCAATCGTCCCGAAGTCCTCAATGCGATTGATACCCAAGTGGTGAAGATGATCGGGGACGCCATCACAAGTGGTGAAGAAAATGATGAAGTAGAAGGCATGCTCCTAAGAGGTGCCGGTGATAAGGCCTTTATCGCTGGAGGAGACATCGCTTGGTTCTTAGACAATATTCGTGCGAAAAACTGGTCCGCCTTTGAAGAAAATATGAAAGGCCACAAAGTAATCCGTGGCAAAATGGAACAATGTAAGAAACCATTAATCGCAGTAGTTGACGGCTGGGCCCTGGGCGGCGGTTGTGAACTGGCCTTAGCTAGTCGGGCCATGATTGTCACTGACAAAGCTAAATTTGGCCTTCCTGAAGCTACTTTAGGAATTATCCCAGGCTACGGTGGCATGCTGCGCTTAAACCACCAATTAGGTAAGGAAATGGCTAAATTCTTCGCTATGACTGGGACCATCTTCGGACCTGATGACACCGAAAAATTAGGTTTATCTCATGCCCGAGCTAATACAGAAGAAGAAATTAATGCGGCAGCTAAAGAATTAATTAATAATATGCCTGACAAATACCGGGAACGTGAAATTCCTGAAGACTATCATGACCAATTAGTGGCCTTCAGTGATGAAAACATTATGAAGACCATTTACGGGGAACCAGTAGAAGGTATCGATAACTCTAAGTTCGTTGAAAAGATCCACGAACGCTCGCCTTCATCCATTTTCACTGCCAACCGGGTTGTCGATGAACAAAGCGGTAAAAGCATTGATGAAGGGATTCAAATTGAAATTGATGCCATCTTGAAACTCTTCCAATCCGAACAAGCTGAATATGGTATAGCAGCCTTCGTTAATAAAGAAAAAACCGACTACTATAACGATTATTGGAAGGAAATCCTTGAAAAAGGACGCCAATAA
- a CDS encoding CaiB/BaiF CoA transferase family protein: protein MNIQLLDGVKVIDFSTMVAAPTTARVMADWGADVLKVEAPSGDQLRGTGATMNVTATEDENPIFETDNLNKKGITLNLKSEEGYQIMMQLLEEADVFISNIRIHSLEKLGLGYETLKAKFPHLIWGHFSGYGTKGEEAHRPGYDVVGYWARGGFMASLAPVNHPPISAPSGVGDSVAGLSLLSGILAALLKQRETGQGEEVRVSLLGSAIFCNKMMIVSSQYEDHYPKDRMHPNNPFLQSYQTKDGEWIVLCLVRYESEFPRFMKIIGLEEYIDDESVNTLDAFQKNPKQSEFVKQVEAAIGNMESQDLIDKMLAEDFTFERAQTFDEIPNDKQAWANNYLENMEFGKEGKRVAMPASPVQFSDDKKIPFNHAPRLGEHNQEILAGLGYSEEDIQSLKEKGVI, encoded by the coding sequence ATGAACATTCAATTACTTGATGGCGTAAAAGTTATTGATTTTTCTACCATGGTAGCCGCTCCTACCACAGCTCGAGTAATGGCTGACTGGGGAGCAGATGTTCTCAAGGTGGAAGCCCCCTCTGGAGACCAATTAAGAGGGACCGGTGCCACCATGAACGTTACCGCTACTGAGGATGAAAACCCCATTTTTGAAACCGATAACCTCAATAAAAAAGGGATTACCCTTAACCTAAAAAGCGAAGAAGGTTATCAAATTATGATGCAATTACTTGAAGAAGCCGATGTTTTTATTTCTAATATTCGCATTCATTCCTTAGAAAAATTAGGCTTAGGCTATGAAACCCTGAAGGCCAAATTCCCTCATTTAATTTGGGGCCATTTTTCAGGTTACGGCACCAAGGGCGAAGAAGCTCACCGTCCAGGTTATGATGTCGTCGGTTACTGGGCCCGCGGTGGCTTTATGGCTAGTTTAGCCCCAGTGAACCATCCCCCAATTTCTGCTCCTTCAGGGGTGGGTGATAGTGTGGCTGGTCTTTCCCTCTTAAGTGGGATATTAGCCGCTTTACTCAAGCAAAGAGAAACCGGTCAAGGTGAAGAAGTCCGTGTATCACTTTTAGGTTCTGCCATTTTCTGTAATAAGATGATGATCGTTTCTTCCCAATACGAAGACCATTACCCTAAAGACCGTATGCATCCCAATAACCCCTTCCTACAATCCTATCAAACCAAGGACGGCGAATGGATCGTGCTCTGTCTAGTGCGTTATGAAAGTGAATTCCCTCGCTTCATGAAGATTATCGGTCTAGAGGAATATATTGATGATGAAAGCGTCAATACCTTGGATGCCTTCCAAAAGAATCCAAAGCAATCAGAATTTGTCAAACAAGTTGAAGCAGCCATTGGCAATATGGAAAGCCAAGACTTAATTGATAAAATGCTGGCTGAAGACTTTACCTTTGAACGGGCGCAAACCTTTGATGAAATTCCAAATGATAAACAAGCCTGGGCCAATAACTACCTGGAAAATATGGAATTTGGTAAGGAGGGCAAACGTGTGGCCATGCCTGCTTCGCCAGTCCAATTCTCAGATGATAAAAAAATTCCATTTAACCATGCGCCCCGCTTAGGAGAACACAATCAGGAAATTCTAGCCGGCCTGGGTTACAGTGAAGAAGACATCCAGTCGCTAAAAGAAAAAGGCGTTATTTAG
- a CDS encoding LysR family transcriptional regulator — MKMSSINLQHLYYFIVAARHQNYSLAAEKLFITTSTLSRAIQGLEETTGVPLFINNKGRVRLTDYGTVFYRYAYQSIRTIEEGIFDLQSMADIRHDTIHISCDSLFSIANNMIPSLLAYCQKADSNLKINFEQLPTSQMIKDLLDEKLDVVFASDFGFDNYNTQIETELLFEERLALAVPDAHPLAKKDQVTLQETVDLTFIRTSDNENFKKLITNLQLASISKKTYPIHTIHRVVDDNTLMAMVRNNIGVALVSENTIAGTVGVKILPIVDLPIKRPIYMIKKKENLPSYSVDVFTQYVRQFIAEEYK; from the coding sequence ATGAAAATGTCATCCATCAACCTTCAGCACCTCTACTATTTTATCGTTGCTGCTAGACATCAAAATTATAGTTTAGCCGCCGAAAAACTCTTTATCACCACCTCGACACTCAGTCGAGCTATCCAAGGTCTAGAAGAAACGACCGGTGTCCCTTTATTTATTAACAATAAAGGCCGGGTCCGTTTAACTGACTACGGGACGGTTTTTTATCGCTACGCCTACCAAAGCATTCGTACCATTGAAGAAGGAATTTTCGATCTCCAATCCATGGCCGATATTCGCCACGACACCATCCATATTTCTTGTGACAGTCTCTTTTCCATTGCTAATAACATGATTCCTTCCCTATTAGCCTACTGCCAAAAGGCGGATAGCAATCTCAAGATTAACTTTGAACAACTCCCTACTAGTCAAATGATCAAAGACCTACTCGATGAAAAATTAGATGTTGTTTTTGCTAGTGACTTTGGTTTTGACAACTACAACACGCAAATTGAGACGGAACTTCTCTTTGAAGAACGGCTAGCCTTAGCTGTACCGGATGCTCATCCCTTAGCTAAGAAGGACCAAGTCACCCTACAAGAAACGGTCGACCTCACCTTTATTCGTACCAGTGATAACGAAAATTTCAAAAAATTAATCACAAACTTACAATTAGCTTCAATTTCTAAGAAGACCTATCCCATCCATACCATCCACCGAGTGGTCGATGACAATACACTAATGGCTATGGTGAGAAATAATATTGGAGTTGCCCTGGTCTCAGAAAACACCATTGCTGGGACAGTCGGTGTTAAAATTCTCCCCATTGTCGACTTACCTATTAAACGGCCTATCTATATGATAAAAAAGAAAGAAAACCTCCCTTCCTATAGTGTGGACGTCTTCACCCAATATGTGCGTCAATTTATCGCTGAGGAATATAAATAA
- a CDS encoding NAD(P)H-dependent flavin oxidoreductase, with protein MSNPLLEVIGTKYPILQGAMGGVAYHQLVAAVSEAGGLGIIASAGMDKETLHEEIRKTRELTDKPFGVNLMLMSPNIADMIEVIAEEKVPVVTTGAGNPKPVIEPLHQAGCKVIPVVATARQAAKMEAAGVDAVVCEGNEAGGHIGTVATMTLTRAVSKAVKIPVVTAGGVADGHGLAAAFALGASGAQLGTVLVASEEAPIADSYKEATVSAKENSTFEMAREIGSPIRLLQTKGSDHLQEIIDNGGGREDFEPVSLELLVKGAKGDTENGTVTIGQIAGVVEEVRPVKEILDSMVEEADQVISSLSIL; from the coding sequence ATGTCAAATCCATTATTAGAAGTTATCGGAACCAAATATCCTATCCTCCAAGGTGCTATGGGGGGCGTGGCTTATCACCAATTGGTAGCCGCTGTTTCAGAAGCAGGTGGTTTAGGGATTATTGCTTCAGCGGGTATGGATAAAGAAACCCTCCATGAAGAAATTCGAAAAACTCGGGAACTGACTGATAAACCATTCGGGGTTAACTTGATGTTAATGTCACCAAATATTGCTGATATGATCGAAGTTATTGCCGAAGAAAAAGTTCCGGTAGTAACAACGGGTGCAGGAAATCCTAAGCCAGTGATTGAACCCTTACACCAAGCAGGCTGTAAGGTAATTCCAGTAGTGGCGACAGCCAGACAAGCGGCTAAAATGGAAGCAGCTGGTGTCGATGCCGTGGTCTGTGAAGGAAACGAAGCCGGTGGACATATCGGGACAGTGGCAACCATGACTTTAACCCGCGCTGTCTCTAAAGCAGTTAAGATCCCTGTGGTGACTGCTGGTGGTGTGGCTGATGGTCACGGCTTAGCGGCTGCCTTTGCCTTAGGGGCCTCTGGAGCGCAATTAGGTACGGTTCTAGTAGCTAGTGAAGAAGCTCCGATTGCTGACAGCTATAAGGAAGCTACTGTGTCTGCCAAAGAAAATTCCACCTTTGAAATGGCTCGTGAAATTGGGTCTCCAATTCGTTTACTACAAACCAAAGGCTCTGACCACTTACAAGAAATTATTGATAATGGTGGCGGGCGCGAAGACTTTGAACCAGTCAGCTTAGAGCTTTTAGTGAAAGGGGCCAAAGGGGACACCGAAAATGGTACGGTAACCATTGGACAGATTGCTGGTGTCGTTGAAGAAGTTCGCCCAGTAAAAGAAATTCTTGACAGCATGGTTGAAGAAGCTGACCAAGTAATTTCATCACTAAGCATTCTTTAA
- the ltrA gene encoding group II intron reverse transcriptase/maturase, translating into MGKAEKLRKQRSLQRHKVESEKYVGALSNSAIEYMKRHDGSLMSLVVREENLMRAAQAVRKNKGAAGIDGVSAKSAEAEVRKYLKPLQQKLINATYKPQPVKRVEIPKANGGVRQLGIPVVRDRIVQQAIRQIIEPIIDPQLSSNSHGFRKGKSAHSALKQCVEYYEAGYKIVVDCDLKNCFDNFNQDKMINYLEGMVKDPAISRILRRFMSAGVIDMSGQFIDSHTGTPQGGVISPLLCNVYLNELDRELERRGHRFVRYADDFAIFVKSKRAGERVLKSITTYIEKDLRLTVNHEKSQVGSPTRLKFLGCLIMPTRKGCRFRPTYEAKKKFRAKLKRLTSRKRPGTFKTIVKEINQVTQGWINYFGIGYIKTYIEEIEQWLNHRLRQLILKRWKSCQTKIVRLMRLGLDSNSAKRIAFSRKKYWRLSKTPEVHNALTTKRLRQWGLKSLTLLAESAYLRY; encoded by the coding sequence ATGGGAAAAGCAGAAAAGTTGCGAAAGCAACGCAGCCTACAAAGGCATAAGGTGGAATCTGAAAAGTATGTAGGTGCGCTTAGTAATTCAGCTATTGAATATATGAAAAGACATGATGGGTCTCTAATGAGTCTCGTCGTCAGAGAAGAAAACCTCATGCGAGCGGCTCAAGCGGTTCGAAAGAACAAAGGAGCAGCTGGTATTGATGGGGTTTCCGCGAAATCTGCGGAAGCCGAAGTAAGGAAGTACCTCAAACCCTTACAACAGAAACTAATAAACGCGACATATAAACCTCAACCGGTGAAACGGGTAGAAATTCCCAAAGCCAATGGGGGAGTTCGTCAATTAGGCATTCCTGTTGTCAGGGATCGGATTGTTCAACAAGCCATTCGACAAATTATTGAACCAATCATTGATCCTCAACTATCATCAAATAGCCATGGCTTTCGTAAAGGTAAGAGTGCACATAGTGCACTGAAACAGTGTGTCGAATATTACGAAGCCGGCTATAAAATTGTCGTTGATTGTGATCTCAAGAACTGTTTTGATAATTTTAATCAAGATAAGATGATTAACTACTTAGAAGGAATGGTTAAAGATCCGGCAATATCACGTATTCTCAGACGTTTTATGAGTGCAGGTGTTATTGATATGTCTGGTCAATTCATTGATAGTCATACGGGCACCCCCCAAGGGGGTGTCATCTCACCGCTTCTATGTAATGTTTATTTGAATGAACTGGATAGAGAATTAGAACGTCGTGGGCATCGTTTTGTGCGCTATGCAGATGATTTTGCGATTTTCGTTAAATCAAAACGTGCAGGCGAACGGGTATTAAAGAGTATTACTACTTACATCGAGAAAGATCTTCGATTAACAGTTAACCATGAGAAGAGTCAAGTGGGTTCGCCAACCCGTTTAAAATTCTTGGGTTGCCTTATCATGCCTACCCGAAAGGGTTGTCGTTTTCGTCCGACGTATGAAGCAAAGAAGAAATTCAGAGCAAAGTTAAAACGTCTGACAAGTCGAAAGCGACCAGGCACCTTTAAAACCATTGTAAAAGAAATCAACCAAGTGACACAAGGTTGGATCAACTATTTTGGAATAGGTTATATTAAAACTTATATTGAAGAAATAGAACAATGGTTAAACCATCGCCTAAGGCAACTCATTTTGAAGCGATGGAAAAGCTGTCAAACGAAGATTGTACGCCTCATGCGGTTAGGATTAGATAGTAATAGTGCGAAACGTATTGCCTTCTCACGTAAGAAATATTGGCGTCTATCTAAAACACCGGAGGTGCACAACGCTCTGACAACAAAAAGACTCCGCCAGTGGGGATTAAAATCATTAACCCTCCTAGCGGAGTCTGCCTATTTAAGATATTGA